Proteins from one Sarcophilus harrisii chromosome 2, mSarHar1.11, whole genome shotgun sequence genomic window:
- the PTRHD1 gene encoding putative peptidyl-tRNA hydrolase PTRHD1, translating to MAASRTSAPPRSPDMPWGVDDSFPPAGKMAAPVEAVQPLVQYLVLRGDLARAPFSWPLGALVAQGCHAAVAALHAHRDHPKTTAYLQDLGSMRKVVLEAPDEVALMTLAETLKQNNVDYILWLEQPENIATCIALRPYFKGEVNTYLRKFKLLK from the exons ATGGCGGCATCCCGGACATCGGCTCCTCCCCGTTCTCCCGATATGCCTTGGGGAGTGGATGACTCTTTTCCGCCGGCTGGGAAGATGGCAGCTCCCGTTGAGGCAGTTCAGCCACTAGTGCAGTATTTGGTTCTGCGAGGGGACTTGGCGCGGGCTCCATTTTCCTGGCCGTTAGGCGCGCTGGTAGCGCAGGGGTGTCATGCGGCCGTCGCAGCCCTTCACGCCCACCGCGACCACCCAAAAACGACCGCTTATCTCCAGGATCTGGGGAGCATGCGCAAAGTAGTGCTTGAG GCTCCAGATGAGGTTGCTTTGATGACACTGGCTGAGACCCTAAAACAGAACAACGTTGACTATATATTGTGGCTGGAGCAGCCAGAGAACATTGCTACCTGTATAGCTCTTCGGCCTTACTTCAAAGGAGAAGTTAACACATATTTAAGGAAATTCAAGTTACTGAAGTAA
- the CENPO gene encoding centromere protein O, with product MAASQRHGILYQLERLEASEQRSTRRQERHQELEDTESDLEGKILKLRKLRDELKTKVKLQEASARIPITNLEPYEELKNCKENLEMKLEKAKAFFQAFHLTGLNGRLTTKGVCLCFNTAFEGNILDSYYVDVIIKKPLTIQRHSVPVFIPLEQIAAKYLQTNFQNFVYSLSEHLNAYSGRKYQADQVQSGFSAFLARPLQRNSLCTLLSFTYTMDPNEESFPFCARLLYHDLTITLPTSVTITYQGTGATPASWEDQRAVHVTLFYKNALHKVFESFLRVEKNFDCLSSIPRSR from the exons ATGGCAGCTTCCCAGAGACATG GTATTTTATATCAGCTGGAAAGACTGGAGGCTTCTGAACAGAGATCAACCAGGAGACAAGAGCGGCACCAGGAACTGGAGGATACAGAAAGTGACTTGGAAGGGAAGATCCTTAAGCTGAGAAAACTTCGGGATGAACTGAAGACTAAAGTAAAGCTACAGGAAGCCAGT GCCAGAATACCCATCACTAACCTAGAGCCCTATGAAGAATTGAAGAACTGTAAGGAAAATTTGGAGATGAAATTGGAAAAAGCTAAAGCTTTCTTTCAGGCATTCCATTTAACAG GGCTTAATGGCAGATTGACCACGAAAGGGGTTTGTCTGTGCTTCAACACTGCTTTTGAGGGAAATATCTTGGATTCCTATTATGTGGATGTTATCATCAAGAAACCACTAACAATACAACGCCATTCAGTTCCAGTCTTCATACCCCTGGAACAGATAGCTGCAAAATACTTACAGaccaattttcaaaattttgtgtATAGTCTCAGCGAACACCTAAATGCATATTCTGGAAGAAAATACCAGGCAGATCAAGTCCAG AGTGGCTTTTCAGCTTTCCTGGCCAGGCCCTTGCAGAGAAATTCGCTGTGCACTTTGCTGTCATTCACGTACACCATGGACCCCAATGAAGAGTCCTTCCCTTTTTGTGCCAGGCTTTTGTACCATGATCTCACAATTACTCTTCCCACCAGTGTCACAATTACGTATCAAG GGACAGGAGCAACACCTGCCTCGTGGGAGGACCAGCGAGCAGTACATGTGactttattctataaaaatgccCTTCATAAGGTGTTTGAATCTTTTTTGAGAGTAGAAAAGAACTTTGATTGTTTATCCAGCATACCCAGAAGCAGATGA